In the Aromatoleum bremense genome, one interval contains:
- the tkt gene encoding transketolase produces the protein MPPAAHTNPRNVTPPVFNPVTGAIRALAMDAVQQANSGHPGAPMGMAEIAEVLWRRHLRHNPANPQWADRDRFVLSNGHSSMLIYALLHLTGYDLPIEELKRFRQLHSKTPGHPEYGYTPGVETTTGPLGQGLSNAVGMAIAEKVLAAEFNRPGHAIIDHHTYVFVGDGCLMEGISHEVCSLAGTLGLGKLIAFYDDNSISIDGDVAGWFTDDTPKRFEAYGWHVVRDVQGHVPAEIDAAIRAAKAETGRPTLICCKTVIGAGSPAKQGGHDCHGAPLGAAEITATRAHIGWTHAPFEIPADVYAEWDAREAGRAREADWNVKLAAYAESFPEAAAEFERRMKGELPASWAQHVDSVLAKFGEKAETIATRKASQNSIEAFAPALPELIGGSADLASSNLTLWSGSKGVSKDSGGNYIYYGVREFGMAAIANGIGLHGGLIPYTATFLMFSEYARNALRMAALMKLRQVFVFTHDSIGLGEDGPTHQPVEQTATLRLIPNMDVWRPCDTVETAVAWANAIERRDGPSSLLFSRQNLPFQARNPEQVAAIRRGAYVLSEAANGKPQAVVIATGSEVGLAMAAQQALAGDDIHVRVVSMPSTNVFDRQEAAYKASVLPLGVPRVAVEAGVTGLWHKYVGLEGAVVGIDTFGESAPAGDLFRHFDITADAVARAVRSVLL, from the coding sequence ATGCCGCCAGCCGCACACACGAACCCGCGCAACGTCACCCCCCCGGTCTTCAACCCGGTCACCGGCGCGATTCGCGCGCTCGCGATGGACGCCGTCCAGCAAGCCAACTCGGGCCACCCGGGCGCCCCGATGGGCATGGCCGAGATCGCCGAAGTCCTGTGGCGCCGTCACCTGCGCCACAACCCGGCGAACCCGCAATGGGCCGACCGCGACCGCTTCGTGCTGTCGAACGGCCACAGCTCGATGCTGATCTACGCGCTGCTGCACCTGACCGGCTACGACCTGCCGATCGAAGAACTCAAGCGCTTCCGCCAGTTGCACAGCAAGACTCCCGGCCACCCCGAGTATGGCTACACGCCGGGTGTCGAGACGACCACCGGGCCGCTCGGCCAGGGCCTCAGCAACGCCGTCGGCATGGCGATCGCCGAGAAGGTGCTCGCCGCTGAATTCAACCGGCCCGGCCACGCCATCATCGATCACCACACCTACGTGTTCGTCGGCGATGGCTGCCTGATGGAAGGCATCTCGCACGAAGTCTGCTCGCTCGCCGGCACGCTCGGCCTCGGCAAGCTGATCGCGTTCTATGACGACAACAGCATTTCGATCGACGGCGACGTCGCGGGCTGGTTCACCGACGACACGCCGAAGCGCTTCGAAGCCTACGGCTGGCACGTCGTGCGCGACGTGCAGGGCCATGTGCCGGCCGAGATCGACGCCGCGATCCGCGCCGCGAAGGCCGAGACCGGCCGGCCGACGCTGATCTGCTGTAAGACGGTCATCGGCGCGGGCTCCCCGGCCAAGCAGGGCGGCCACGACTGCCACGGCGCGCCCCTCGGCGCCGCGGAGATCACGGCCACGCGCGCGCATATCGGCTGGACCCACGCGCCGTTTGAAATCCCCGCCGATGTCTACGCCGAGTGGGACGCGCGCGAAGCCGGCAGGGCCCGCGAAGCCGACTGGAACGTGAAGCTCGCCGCGTACGCCGAGTCCTTCCCCGAAGCCGCCGCCGAGTTCGAACGCCGCATGAAGGGCGAGCTGCCGGCGAGTTGGGCGCAGCATGTCGACAGCGTGCTCGCGAAGTTCGGCGAGAAGGCCGAGACGATCGCGACGCGCAAGGCGAGCCAGAACTCGATCGAGGCGTTCGCGCCTGCGCTGCCCGAGCTGATCGGCGGCTCGGCCGACCTCGCCAGTTCGAACCTGACGCTGTGGTCCGGCTCGAAGGGCGTGTCGAAGGATTCCGGCGGCAACTACATCTACTACGGCGTGCGCGAGTTCGGCATGGCCGCGATCGCCAACGGCATCGGCCTGCACGGCGGGCTGATCCCCTACACCGCCACCTTCCTGATGTTCAGCGAATACGCGCGCAACGCGCTGCGGATGGCGGCGCTGATGAAGCTGCGCCAGGTGTTCGTGTTCACGCACGACTCGATCGGCCTCGGCGAGGACGGCCCGACGCACCAGCCGGTCGAGCAGACTGCGACGCTGCGCCTGATCCCCAACATGGACGTGTGGCGGCCGTGCGACACCGTCGAAACCGCGGTCGCCTGGGCGAACGCGATTGAACGCCGCGACGGCCCGTCGTCGCTGCTGTTCTCGCGCCAGAACCTGCCGTTCCAGGCGCGCAACCCGGAGCAGGTCGCGGCGATTCGCCGGGGCGCCTACGTGCTGTCGGAAGCGGCGAACGGCAAGCCGCAGGCAGTCGTCATCGCCACCGGATCGGAAGTCGGTCTGGCGATGGCAGCGCAACAGGCGCTCGCCGGCGACGACATCCATGTGCGCGTCGTGTCGATGCCCTCGACCAACGTGTTCGACCGCCAGGAAGCCGCGTACAAGGCGTCCGTGCTGCCGCTCGGCGTCCCGCGCGTCGCGGTCGAAGCCGGCGTTACCGGCCTGTGGCACAAATACGTCGGCCTCGAAGGCGCTGTCGTCGGCATCGACACCTTCGGCGAATCCGCTCCGGCGGGGGACCTGTTCAGACATTTCGACATCACCGCCGACGCGGTCGCGCGCGCCGTGCGCTCGGTCCTTCTTTAA
- a CDS encoding phosphoribulokinase, producing MSMKHPIIAVTGSSGAGTTTVKHTFAAIFHRERVNAAIVEGDSFHRYTRNEMKRLIEDAERVGQRGISHFGPEANLFEELENLFRAYGESATGRSRSYIHNEEESARLGLPIGTFTEWEDLPVGTDCLFYEGLHGGVVADKVDVARHVDLLIGVAPAINLEWIQKLHRDTRIRGYSMEAVQDTILRRMHDYVHYIVPQFSLTHINFQRIPIVDTSNPFIARDVPTLDESMVVIRFKDPRGVDFPYLLRMIHESTMSRANSIVIPGGKLDLAMQLILTPLIWKLMERRRQWV from the coding sequence ATGTCCATGAAACATCCGATCATCGCCGTGACCGGTTCCTCCGGCGCCGGCACGACCACGGTGAAACATACGTTCGCCGCGATCTTCCACCGCGAGCGCGTCAACGCCGCGATCGTCGAGGGCGACAGTTTCCATCGCTACACGCGCAACGAGATGAAGCGCCTGATCGAGGATGCTGAACGGGTCGGGCAGCGCGGCATCAGCCATTTCGGGCCGGAAGCGAACCTCTTCGAAGAGCTCGAGAACCTGTTCCGCGCCTACGGCGAATCGGCGACCGGCCGCAGCCGCTCGTACATCCACAACGAGGAGGAATCGGCGCGCCTCGGGCTGCCGATCGGCACCTTCACCGAATGGGAAGACCTTCCCGTCGGCACCGACTGCCTGTTCTACGAGGGGCTGCACGGCGGCGTCGTCGCCGACAAGGTGGATGTTGCGCGGCACGTCGATCTGCTGATCGGCGTCGCACCGGCGATCAATCTCGAATGGATCCAGAAACTGCACCGCGACACCAGGATTCGCGGCTACTCGATGGAAGCCGTGCAGGACACGATCCTGCGCCGCATGCACGACTACGTGCATTACATCGTGCCGCAGTTCTCGCTCACGCACATCAACTTCCAGCGCATCCCGATCGTCGACACCTCGAATCCGTTCATCGCACGCGATGTGCCCACGCTCGACGAATCGATGGTCGTGATCCGCTTCAAGGACCCGCGCGGCGTCGATTTTCCCTATCTGCTGCGTATGATTCACGAATCGACGATGTCGCGCGCCAATTCGATCGTGATTCCCGGCGGCAAACTCGATCTCGCGATGCAGCTGATCCTGACGCCGCTGATCTGGAAGCTGATGGAACGCCGGCGACAGTGGGTATAG
- the gap gene encoding type I glyceraldehyde-3-phosphate dehydrogenase has protein sequence MTIKVAINGYGRIGRCTLRALYELGLRDQFEIVAINASGDLATNAHLTRYDTTHGRFATPVATEGDHLMIVGDDRIPFFSTKDPLAVNWGDLGVDVLLECTGAYTSKAKAEVLLKQGAKKVLISAPGGDDVDATIVYGVNHEVLTRDMTVVSNASCTTNCLAPVAKVLQDNIGIEQGLMTTVHAYTNDQVLVDVRHKDLRRARAAAQNIIPTKTGAAKAVGLVLPALKGKFDGFALRVPTMNVSLVDLTFTASRATSKEEITVLMKEAANGPMKGVLAVNEEPLVSMDFNHDSHSSVFDATQTRVMDGTLVKVLAWYDNEWGYSCRMLDAARVFHQAK, from the coding sequence ATGACCATCAAAGTCGCCATCAACGGTTACGGCCGGATCGGCCGCTGCACGCTGCGCGCGCTGTACGAGTTGGGCCTGCGCGACCAGTTCGAGATCGTGGCGATCAACGCCTCCGGCGATCTCGCCACCAATGCGCACCTGACCCGCTACGACACCACGCACGGCCGTTTTGCGACCCCGGTCGCGACCGAGGGCGACCACCTCATGATCGTCGGCGACGACCGCATCCCGTTCTTCTCGACGAAGGACCCGCTGGCGGTCAACTGGGGCGATTTGGGCGTCGACGTGCTGCTTGAATGCACCGGCGCCTACACGTCGAAAGCGAAGGCCGAGGTGCTCCTGAAGCAGGGCGCGAAGAAGGTGCTGATCTCCGCCCCCGGCGGCGATGATGTCGATGCGACGATCGTCTACGGCGTGAACCACGAAGTGCTGACCCGCGACATGACTGTCGTGTCGAACGCCTCGTGCACGACCAACTGCCTCGCCCCGGTCGCGAAGGTGCTGCAGGACAACATCGGCATCGAGCAGGGCCTGATGACCACCGTGCACGCCTACACCAACGACCAGGTGCTGGTCGACGTGCGCCACAAGGACCTGCGCCGCGCCCGCGCTGCCGCACAGAACATCATCCCGACCAAGACCGGCGCGGCGAAGGCCGTCGGGCTGGTGCTGCCCGCGCTGAAGGGCAAGTTCGACGGCTTCGCGCTGCGCGTGCCGACCATGAACGTATCGCTCGTCGACCTCACCTTCACCGCCAGCCGTGCGACCTCGAAGGAAGAGATCACCGTGCTGATGAAGGAAGCCGCCAACGGACCGATGAAGGGCGTGCTGGCGGTCAATGAAGAACCGCTGGTGTCGATGGACTTCAACCACGATTCGCACTCATCGGTGTTCGACGCGACCCAGACGCGCGTCATGGACGGCACGCTCGTCAAGGTGCTGGCGTGGTACGACAACGAGTGGGGCTATTCCTGCCGCATGCTCGACGCCGCCCGCGTTTTCCACCAGGCCAAATAA